From bacterium, a single genomic window includes:
- a CDS encoding AsmA family protein → MKRFLKWTAVLVALVVLLVVGAAVAVRYFLSSEQAKLLAASYGEEALARKVRIDRLEVGLFSAEAGGIVIEGKASLESSNPPPLLRIEHVKLRLNPVALLYKRLSITEIKIRGVSLDVKRDAKGRLSFQDILDRLGEQPAPRAGRAAGRRRMAAFSLVSPAEAAEGAPAEEGLALSNMDLVIRSLVIEDVALRMDAAAAAGFPAYQVQCQFSRFVARNIRAGAPIDAELRGKCAKPAALQFDVHVVADPGKKDFFISSSFLPFPLAPFAPLVPAEARVRNLFGTIGGNLQVSVSENGKVGWNVSLKGQKVRSEIQPEKGKAWHPLFLGDLDIQSIGQVDAQSQAARVTRLDIELPFAKAQLKKPSVFNMGGKDEISLRLDVSDLSIVAVLVKAFGGPSLGAFGEKRKASFSVEASRDRRKEKGGLKFALTGNFDPLEVGPLAALLPPQETLRAPSGLFGGELDISLDESQKAKWKVRLTGEGLAAQLRPSPAEPWKPLRLSNLVFRSTGHFDVNAMAAEVSELVMTVPFAALRMTGKGLWNISNQDEIHLQVSVSKPAEAIAFANFWLPFPVEGVRSRGMVEARLDVLRDRTKGEAFTYSVAGKLDPIDVGPFVRFSPSADNLRGVTGWMDGDVSFSFTPGKEVSWRVDIAGKQLQGEIKPKSRVEWRRLQFPNLTLRSQGRANLELGMIVLSRLEADLPFARVRLPAQAAWNLDGKDEIRLDIEIADVGLALDMTGAILDLPMEKMPSGKNLTASVFAHRNRRVSDVFAYSAQATFDPLQLKSFSQFVPEGLGVRKLGGTIGGNVDLSFSREEVAQWRIALTGKDIVGDFRPKDADKWRSFGLAQLSAQTSGKYDFQADSGEIARLNVELPFLKVSSTKKMLWNYRSQDELPVSVAIPDIAKVLDLVSLVDKNAVPNGIEVGGELRGSFVLRRNRVKENRFAATGDIRANLRHVRFSDYPNMDTAGVVLARLDGKMISIFVPQAVVRQRGRE, encoded by the coding sequence TTGAAGCGCTTTCTGAAGTGGACCGCTGTTCTTGTTGCGCTTGTCGTTCTACTTGTCGTGGGCGCGGCAGTGGCGGTGCGCTATTTTCTCTCCTCCGAGCAGGCGAAACTTCTGGCGGCCTCCTATGGCGAGGAGGCGCTGGCGCGCAAGGTGCGGATCGATCGCCTTGAAGTCGGGCTTTTCTCCGCGGAAGCGGGCGGAATCGTCATCGAGGGAAAAGCATCGCTCGAGAGTTCGAATCCGCCGCCGCTCCTCCGCATCGAGCATGTGAAGCTCCGCCTCAACCCCGTTGCGCTGCTCTACAAGCGCCTGAGCATCACCGAGATCAAGATCCGGGGCGTTTCCCTTGACGTGAAGCGCGACGCGAAGGGAAGGCTCAGTTTTCAGGACATTCTGGATCGGCTCGGGGAGCAACCGGCCCCCCGGGCGGGACGCGCCGCGGGGCGCCGCCGCATGGCGGCCTTCTCGCTGGTTTCGCCCGCCGAGGCGGCGGAGGGGGCTCCCGCGGAAGAGGGCTTGGCGCTCTCGAATATGGATCTGGTGATCCGCTCGCTGGTGATCGAAGATGTGGCGCTTCGCATGGATGCCGCCGCGGCCGCGGGCTTTCCTGCCTACCAGGTGCAGTGTCAATTTTCCCGGTTTGTGGCGCGGAACATCCGCGCCGGCGCGCCCATTGACGCGGAATTGCGCGGGAAATGCGCAAAACCGGCCGCGCTGCAGTTCGATGTTCATGTCGTCGCCGATCCGGGCAAGAAGGACTTTTTCATCTCCTCCTCCTTTCTCCCCTTTCCGCTGGCCCCCTTTGCGCCGCTGGTCCCCGCGGAGGCGCGCGTCCGGAATCTCTTCGGAACGATTGGGGGAAATCTTCAGGTTTCCGTTTCGGAAAACGGAAAGGTGGGCTGGAACGTCAGTCTGAAGGGGCAGAAGGTCAGGTCGGAAATTCAGCCGGAGAAGGGGAAGGCGTGGCATCCGCTTTTTCTTGGTGACCTCGACATCCAGTCAATCGGCCAGGTGGATGCGCAGAGCCAAGCCGCGCGCGTGACCCGGCTGGACATCGAACTTCCCTTCGCCAAGGCGCAGCTCAAGAAACCCTCCGTTTTCAACATGGGCGGCAAGGACGAGATATCGCTCCGCCTCGATGTGTCCGATCTTTCGATTGTCGCGGTTCTGGTGAAGGCCTTCGGCGGCCCCTCGCTGGGCGCCTTCGGAGAGAAGCGGAAGGCGAGTTTTTCTGTGGAGGCGAGCCGGGATCGCCGGAAGGAGAAGGGCGGGCTGAAGTTTGCGCTCACGGGAAATTTCGACCCGCTCGAGGTCGGCCCCCTGGCGGCGCTTCTTCCGCCGCAGGAAACCCTGCGGGCGCCGAGCGGGCTCTTTGGCGGAGAGCTGGATATCTCGCTGGATGAATCGCAGAAAGCGAAATGGAAGGTGAGGCTCACGGGCGAGGGCCTGGCCGCGCAGCTCCGCCCCTCGCCGGCGGAGCCATGGAAGCCGCTGCGCCTTTCGAATCTGGTGTTCCGATCTACGGGGCATTTCGATGTAAATGCGATGGCCGCGGAGGTGTCGGAGCTGGTCATGACAGTCCCCTTCGCCGCCCTCCGGATGACGGGTAAGGGCTTGTGGAACATCTCGAATCAGGACGAAATCCATTTGCAGGTGAGCGTTTCGAAGCCGGCGGAGGCCATTGCGTTCGCCAACTTCTGGCTGCCCTTTCCCGTGGAGGGCGTCCGAAGCCGGGGAATGGTGGAGGCACGCCTCGATGTGCTCCGGGATCGCACGAAGGGGGAGGCGTTCACATATTCGGTGGCGGGGAAGCTCGACCCCATTGACGTTGGGCCTTTCGTGCGCTTTTCCCCCTCGGCGGACAACCTGCGCGGCGTCACGGGCTGGATGGACGGCGATGTGTCCTTTTCATTCACACCCGGAAAGGAAGTGTCCTGGCGCGTGGACATCGCCGGGAAGCAGCTTCAGGGCGAGATAAAGCCGAAGTCGCGGGTGGAGTGGAGAAGACTCCAGTTTCCGAACTTGACCCTCCGCTCTCAGGGCCGGGCGAACCTGGAGCTGGGGATGATCGTCCTCTCCCGCCTGGAGGCGGATCTGCCCTTTGCGCGCGTCCGTCTTCCCGCCCAGGCGGCCTGGAATCTGGACGGCAAGGATGAGATTCGCCTCGACATCGAGATCGCCGACGTGGGGCTCGCCCTGGACATGACCGGCGCGATTCTTGATCTGCCCATGGAGAAGATGCCGAGTGGGAAAAACTTGACCGCTTCGGTATTCGCCCACCGGAACCGGCGGGTCAGCGATGTATTTGCCTATTCGGCCCAGGCCACTTTCGATCCCCTTCAACTGAAGTCGTTTTCGCAGTTTGTGCCCGAGGGGTTGGGCGTGCGGAAGCTGGGCGGGACAATCGGCGGCAACGTCGATCTATCCTTCTCCCGTGAAGAGGTTGCCCAATGGCGGATCGCGCTGACGGGCAAGGATATCGTGGGTGATTTCCGCCCCAAGGACGCTGACAAATGGCGATCTTTCGGGCTGGCGCAGTTGTCGGCTCAAACGTCGGGCAAATATGATTTTCAGGCCGACTCGGGGGAGATAGCGCGGCTCAATGTCGAGTTGCCCTTCCTGAAAGTGTCTTCGACGAAGAAAATGCTCTGGAATTACCGCTCGCAGGATGAGCTTCCGGTTTCTGTCGCCATCCCGGACATCGCCAAGGTCCTCGATCTGGTTTCCCTCGTGGACAAGAACGCCGTACCCAATGGGATAGAAGTCGGCGGGGAGCTCCGGGGGAGTTTCGTGCTGCGGCGGAACCGGGTGAAGGAGAATCGTTTCGCCGCCACTGGGGATATCCGCGCCAACCTCCGTCATGTGCGTTTTTCCGATTATCCGAATATGGATACGGCGGGAGTGGTGTTGGCGCGTCTTGACGGGAAGATGATCTCCATCTTCGTGCCCCAGGCGGTGGTCCGGCAGCGGGGGCGGGAGAA